Sequence from the bacterium genome:
AAACGTAAAATCGGGTCGCGCTGCGCCCACTCCTCGAACATATTCTTCGGAACATAAAACGCATCGTCGTGCGCCGAGTGTCCGTGCATCCTCATCGACATACTCTCGAACAACGCCGGTCCATGTCCTTCGCGAGCGCGCTCCAAGAGGGACTTGGTAACGGAATACACGATTTCGGCGTCGTTGCCGTCGCAGACATATCCCGGTATCCCATAAGCCATAGCGCGGTCGGCGATATGTTCACAATTATACTGCTGACGAGTCGGGGTCGAATAGGCAAACTGGTTGTTCTCGATACAAAGCACTACCGGCGACTTGACGACCGAAGCGAAATTCATCGCTTCGTGGAAATCGCCAATCGAAGCGCCGCCGTCCCCGATATAAGTAAGAACGACCTTTTTCTCACCGCGCATCAGGTACCCGTAACCGATACCGACAGCAACCGGAAGATTTGCACCAAGATGGCTGATCATACAGGTCATCAATTTCTTGAAATCACCCATGTGCATGTTGCCTTCTTTACCACGAGTTGGCGCGGTGACACGGGCGAGGTACTGCGAGAAAATGTTTCGTAACAACTGCCCCTTGGCAATGTGAGCGCCCATATCGCGGTGCATCGGGACCAGATAATCGTCGGGATTCAATGCAAAGGCAGAGCCCACCGAGGTAGCTTCTTGTCCAGCACCGGTGTATACGCCACCAACAATTTTCCCTTGGCGATATAGTTTGATGATACGGTTTTCAGTACCCCGGGTCAGTTTCATTAAAAATAACAATTGGAGCCGCTGTTCATGGCTTAACCGGAACTTGGCAGGCAACACCAGTTCGGTTCCGGGGCGGGCACCGCCGCCCGCAACATGTAAGAGCGCCCCATCACCGACCTTGAGCACCAAATCCTGGCTCGGATCGGGGGTTTTCGTTTGCTTTTTAATCGTTGCCGGTGCGGCTGTACCGCTAATTTTTGCCTTACTGGCTGGTTTTGCCTTCGTGGGCATTGAATCGCTCCAACTTTTATGTCAGTAACAACAGATCACGGTTTCCTAAACCGCGTAAAATCATTTGAATATAGCAGTGAGTCTGAACGCTCGCAACCAAATATCACAATTTTAAGAGGCGAGTATACAGATTCCGGACTGCAAAATCAAGTTAGCTTCTCTTGATACGTAGCTGAAACCCAACTTGTAGATAGATCTGCTTCTAAAGAGTTTCATTTGAGTGCGTCATTTTCGCTTATTTTTGGTTCTTCAGGGAAAAAGAGAAACAATCTCGATTTCTATTGCATTTTAACATAATCCCCAGTATAATGAAGAACATGATTTTCCGGTATCAATGCAAAGGAGGCTACTATGAATACCCGGAGAAGTAATGTTTTACCGCTTTTATACCTATTTACCATGCTTTTCATCGTTGGTTTTTCGGGGCATCCAGTGCAAGCGACCACTTGGATTATCTCGGAGACCTCGCCCACAATCTCACAAATTGTTCAAATTGCTTCCGCTGGGGATACGCTGCTGTTGATGCACGGGACATATTACGATCAAGTGTTCGTTGACCG
This genomic interval carries:
- a CDS encoding thiamine pyrophosphate-dependent dehydrogenase E1 component subunit alpha, which translates into the protein MPTKAKPASKAKISGTAAPATIKKQTKTPDPSQDLVLKVGDGALLHVAGGGARPGTELVLPAKFRLSHEQRLQLLFLMKLTRGTENRIIKLYRQGKIVGGVYTGAGQEATSVGSAFALNPDDYLVPMHRDMGAHIAKGQLLRNIFSQYLARVTAPTRGKEGNMHMGDFKKLMTCMISHLGANLPVAVGIGYGYLMRGEKKVVLTYIGDGGASIGDFHEAMNFASVVKSPVVLCIENNQFAYSTPTRQQYNCEHIADRAMAYGIPGYVCDGNDAEIVYSVTKSLLERAREGHGPALFESMSMRMHGHSAHDDAFYVPKNMFEEWAQRDPILRFQKRLFDEGVLSEHEIGKIDHRVESEIDEAVEWALAQPEPPAYEAGLGVYADETPQLWAEYREQPKL